In a single window of the Zea mays cultivar B73 chromosome 5, Zm-B73-REFERENCE-NAM-5.0, whole genome shotgun sequence genome:
- the LOC100273612 gene encoding uncharacterized protein LOC100273612, protein MDPCPFVRVLVGNLALRMPVAPPASGAGAGVHPSTSACYCKIRLGKMPVQSVPAPLVVTDGGEQTPASGALAAAFHLSKADLEWFDGKPSLFSSRRGAGDASLKVSVYAGRKGSACGVSSGRLLGKATVPLDLKGAEAKPAVLHSGWISIGKRAGKGSPAAAAELCLTVRAEPDPRFVFEFDGEPECSPQVLQVRGSMRQPMFTCKFGCRSNSDLRRPGMRRERDAKERKGWSVTVHDLKGSPVAMASMVTPFVPSPGTDRVSRSNPGAWLILRPAADGAWEPWARLECWRDRRGAGASDSLGYRFDLLVPGVDHAAVALADSSIPSSKGGKFAIDLTAAQPLSRGGTPGCSPRGSGDLSKWPLGNYRGFVMSAAVQGEGRCSKPTVEVGVAHVGCAEDAAAFVALAAAVDLSMDACRLFSHRLRKELSHPQADLLR, encoded by the coding sequence ATGGACCCGTGCCCGTTCGTGCGGGTGCTGGTGGGCAACCTCGCGCTCAGAATGCCGGTGGCGCCGCCCGCCtccggggccggcgcgggcgtcCACCCGTCCACGTCGGCGTGCTACTGCAAGATCCGGCTCGGGAAGATGCCGGTCCAGAGCGTCCCGGCGCCGCTCGTGGTCACCGACGGCGGCGAGCAGACGCCGGCGTCCGGGGCACTCGCCGCCGCGTTCCACCTGTCGAAGGCTGACCTGGAGTGGTTCGACGGGAAGCCCTCGCTCTTCTCGTCGCGGCGCGGGGCAGGGGACGCTAGCCTGAAGGTGTCGGTCTACGCCGGCCGGAAGGGGAGTGCCTGCGGCGTCAGCTCCGGGCGGCTGCTCGGGAAGGCTACGGTCCCGCTCGACCTCAAGGGCGCCGAGGCCAAGCCCGCCGTGCTGCACAGCGGCTGGATCTCCATCGGGAAGCGGGCCGGGAAGGgcagcccggcggcggcggcggagctcTGCCTCACCGTGCGCGCGGAGCCGGACCCGCGGTTCGTCTTCGAGTTCGACGGCGAGCCGGAGTGCAGCCCGCAGGTGCTGCAGGTGCGCGGCAGCATGAGGCAGCCCATGTTCACATGCAAGTTCGGGTGCCGCAGCAACAGCGACCTGCGCAGGCCGGGGATGCGGCGTGAGCGCGACGCCAAGGAGCGCAAGGGGTGGTCGGTGACGGTGCACGACCTGAAGGGGTCCCCCGTGGCGATGGCGTCCATGGTGACGCCGTTCGTGCCGTCGCCGGGCACGGACCGCGTGAGCCGGTCCAACCCGGGCGCGTGGCTCATCCTCCGGCCCGCGGCCGACGGCGCCTGGGAGCCCTGGGCGCGCCTCGAGTGCTGGCGCGACCGCCGCGGCGCCGGCGCGTCCGACAGCCTGGGCTACCGCTTCGACCTCCTCGTCCCCGGCGTGGACCACGCCGCCGTCGCCCTCGCCGACTCCTCCATCCCCTCGTCCAAGGGCGGCAAGTTCGCCATCGACCTGACCGCCGCGCAGCCGCTCAGCCGGGGCGGCACGCCGGGGTGCAGCCCGAGAGGCAGCGGCGACCTGAGCAAGTGGCCCCTGGGGAACTACCGCGGCTTCGTCATGTCCGCCGCGGTCCAGGGCGAGGGCCGGTGCAGCAAGCCGACGGTGGAGGTCGGGGTGGCGCACGTCGGGTGCGCCGAGGACGCGGCGGCCTTCGTCGCCCTCGCCGCGGCCGTCGACCTGAGCATGGACGCGTGCAGGCTCTTCTCCCACCGGCTGAGGAAGGAGCTCTCGCACCCGCAGGCCGACCTactccggtga